In one Desulfoferula mesophila genomic region, the following are encoded:
- the aroC gene encoding chorismate synthase: MGSFSGEILKVATFGESHGVGVGVVVEGVPAGIALEQEAIQAELDRRRPGTSPLASARQEADQVEILSGVAEGRTLGSPIALLVRNVDARSKDYSALADKFRPGHADYTFWRKYGLPPQPGGGRSSGRETVGRVAAGAVARALLAPLGVAIAAYTIQVGPVKATAIDPAFAREHPLRAADPATAQAMVDEVMAARSDGDSVGGVLELAIDGVPAGLGDPVFNKLDARLGGAMFSIGAVKWVEIGDGLAVAARRGSANNDQMDAKGFLSNHAGGILGGISNGMPLVLRLAIKPTPSIAQPQRTQNLDGQAVEISIGGRHDPCLCGRIAPVAEAMAALVLADLWLMQKTQARSEA; encoded by the coding sequence ATGGGTAGTTTCAGCGGCGAAATCCTCAAGGTGGCCACCTTTGGCGAGTCGCACGGTGTCGGCGTGGGAGTGGTGGTGGAGGGCGTCCCGGCCGGGATCGCCCTGGAGCAAGAGGCCATCCAGGCCGAGTTGGACCGCCGCCGCCCCGGAACCTCGCCCCTGGCCTCGGCTCGCCAGGAGGCCGACCAGGTGGAGATACTCTCCGGGGTGGCCGAGGGCCGCACCCTGGGCAGCCCCATCGCCCTGCTGGTACGCAATGTCGACGCCCGCTCCAAGGACTATTCCGCCCTGGCCGACAAGTTCCGCCCCGGCCATGCGGACTACACCTTTTGGCGCAAGTACGGCTTGCCGCCCCAGCCGGGCGGGGGCCGCTCCTCGGGCCGCGAGACCGTGGGCCGGGTGGCCGCCGGGGCGGTGGCCCGGGCCCTGCTGGCCCCCTTGGGGGTGGCGATCGCGGCCTACACCATCCAGGTGGGGCCGGTGAAGGCCACGGCCATTGACCCGGCCTTTGCCCGGGAGCACCCCCTGCGGGCCGCCGACCCGGCCACGGCCCAGGCCATGGTGGACGAGGTAATGGCCGCCCGCTCCGACGGGGACTCGGTGGGTGGGGTGCTGGAGCTGGCGATAGACGGCGTGCCCGCCGGACTGGGCGACCCGGTTTTTAACAAGCTGGACGCCCGCCTAGGCGGGGCCATGTTTTCCATCGGCGCGGTCAAGTGGGTGGAGATCGGCGACGGTTTAGCCGTGGCCGCCCGGCGGGGCTCGGCCAACAACGACCAGATGGACGCCAAGGGCTTTTTGTCCAACCACGCGGGGGGCATCCTGGGGGGCATCAGCAACGGCATGCCCCTGGTGCTGCGTCTGGCCATCAAGCCCACCCCTTCCATCGCCCAGCCCCAGCGCACCCAAAACCTGGACGGCCAGGCGGTGGAGATATCCATCGGCGGGCGGCACGACCCCTGTTTGTGCGGGCGCATCGCCCCGGTGGCCGAGGCCATGGCCGCCCTGGTGCTGGCCGACCTGTGGCTCATGCAAAAGACCCAGGCAAGGAGCGAGGCATGA
- the aroQ gene encoding type II 3-dehydroquinate dehydratase, which yields MKILVLNGPNLNMLGRRESEHYGSLTLYEINRRLDKLAEELGLELAFAQSNHEGELVDLLQEASPQYAGVVLNAGGYTHTSVAIRDAVLCCGVPVVEVHLSQPAAREEFRRFSYLSGACAGTVAGFGWRSYALALRWFAALRDEEK from the coding sequence ATGAAAATCCTGGTGCTCAACGGCCCCAACCTGAACATGCTGGGCCGCCGCGAGTCCGAGCATTACGGCAGCCTGACTCTCTACGAGATCAACCGACGCCTGGACAAGCTGGCCGAGGAGCTGGGCCTGGAGCTGGCCTTTGCCCAGTCCAACCACGAGGGCGAGCTGGTGGACCTGTTGCAAGAAGCCTCCCCCCAATACGCCGGGGTGGTGCTCAACGCCGGAGGCTACACCCACACCAGCGTGGCGATACGCGACGCGGTGCTCTGTTGCGGGGTGCCGGTGGTGGAGGTGCACCTGAGCCAACCCGCCGCCCGGGAGGAGTTCCGCCGTTTCTCATACCTCTCGGGGGCCTGCGCGGGCACGGTGGCCGGCTTCGGCTGGCGCTCCTACGCCCTGGCCCTGCGCTGGTTTGCTGCGTTGCGCGACGAGGAAAAATAG